One segment of Deinococcus aerius DNA contains the following:
- the paaC gene encoding 1,2-phenylacetyl-CoA epoxidase subunit PaaC, translating into MMEPITTLTPTQTEALIRKLTALADDEIILAHRDGEWTGHAPILEEDIALANIAQDELGHATLYLDLRRALDGCDADRLAFFRGADEYTNVRLVELPKGDWAFTMLRQFLFDAYEALWLSAAQKSNYVPLAEIAAKAVREEKFHLQHTALWVERLALGTEESRRRMQNALNELWPHVAQLFAPLPGEADLVAVGILPELEKVRASWESFVLPHLTEKCDLLLPMVPAQAQEGREVHTEHLAPLLAEMQSVARQHANAEVW; encoded by the coding sequence ATGATGGAGCCCATCACGACCCTCACCCCCACCCAGACGGAAGCCCTGATCCGCAAGCTCACCGCCCTCGCCGACGACGAGATCATCCTCGCGCACCGGGACGGCGAGTGGACCGGGCACGCGCCGATCCTGGAGGAGGACATCGCCCTCGCCAACATCGCGCAGGACGAGCTGGGGCACGCGACGCTGTACCTTGACCTGCGCCGGGCGCTCGACGGCTGCGACGCTGACCGCCTCGCCTTCTTCCGGGGGGCGGATGAGTACACGAACGTCCGCTTAGTCGAGTTGCCCAAGGGCGACTGGGCTTTCACCATGCTCCGTCAGTTCCTCTTCGACGCCTACGAGGCGCTGTGGCTGAGCGCGGCGCAGAAGAGCAACTACGTCCCGCTGGCCGAGATCGCCGCCAAAGCCGTCCGTGAGGAAAAGTTCCACCTCCAACACACGGCCCTCTGGGTGGAACGTCTCGCGCTGGGCACCGAGGAGAGCCGCCGCCGCATGCAGAACGCGCTGAACGAACTGTGGCCCCACGTCGCCCAGCTCTTCGCCCCGCTGCCCGGCGAGGCCGATCTCGTGGCCGTCGGAATCCTGCCCGAATTGGAAAAGGTGCGCGCCAGTTGGGAGAGCTTTGTTCTGCCCCACCTGACCGAGAAGTGCGACCTCCTCCTGCCGATGGTTCCGGCTCAAGCTCAGGAAGGGCGGGAGGTTCACACCGAACACCTCGCGCCCCTGCTCGCCGAGATGCAGAGTGTGGCGCGGCAGCACGCGAACGCCGAGGTCTGGTGA
- a CDS encoding aldo/keto reductase: protein MPSPLLPPGTPRLGLGLAALGRPGYINLGHGEDVGSGKDVEALRARAWAVLDSAWTAGLRYFDAARSYGQAEEFLGGWLRARGHYPVVGSKWGYTYTAGWRADAEQHEVKDHSLATLERQWPETLAALGRHPDVYLIHSATLETGVLGDEQVLARLAKLAASGVRVGLSTSGSRQAETLRRALNVRVDGVNPFSVVQATWNLLEPSVGGALAEARAAGWSVVVKEAVANGRLTLRGLTGRGDVHPHLADLAGGLGTTPDAVALAAALAQPWADVVLSGATTVEQLRSNVGALGLSVDLGALGDLAQSPERYWGERAALPWT, encoded by the coding sequence ATGCCTTCACCCCTGCTCCCGCCCGGTACTCCCCGTCTCGGCCTGGGTCTTGCCGCACTGGGACGGCCCGGGTACATCAACCTGGGGCACGGGGAGGATGTGGGTTCGGGGAAAGACGTGGAAGCCCTGCGGGCGCGTGCCTGGGCCGTGCTGGACTCGGCCTGGACGGCAGGCTTGCGTTACTTCGACGCGGCGCGGAGCTACGGGCAGGCGGAGGAGTTTCTGGGAGGCTGGCTCAGGGCGCGCGGCCACTACCCGGTCGTCGGCAGCAAGTGGGGTTACACGTACACGGCGGGCTGGCGCGCGGACGCCGAGCAGCACGAGGTCAAGGATCATTCGCTCGCCACGCTGGAGCGGCAGTGGCCCGAGACGCTCGCGGCATTGGGCCGCCACCCCGACGTGTACCTGATTCACTCGGCCACCCTGGAAACGGGCGTGCTGGGGGACGAGCAGGTGCTGGCGCGGCTCGCCAAACTGGCCGCGAGCGGCGTGCGGGTGGGTCTGTCTACCAGCGGTTCCCGGCAGGCGGAAACGCTGCGGCGGGCACTGAACGTGCGGGTGGATGGAGTGAACCCGTTCAGCGTGGTGCAGGCCACGTGGAATCTCCTCGAACCCTCGGTGGGTGGGGCGCTGGCCGAGGCCCGTGCGGCGGGCTGGAGCGTGGTGGTCAAGGAGGCGGTGGCGAATGGCAGGCTAACCCTACGCGGCCTGACGGGCCGGGGGGACGTTCACCCCCACCTGGCCGACCTCGCGGGGGGGCTGGGGACAACGCCGGATGCGGTTGCCCTCGCCGCCGCCCTCGCCCAGCCCTGGGCCGACGTGGTCCTGAGCGGGGCGACGACCGTGGAACAGCTCCGCAGCAACGTGGGAGCACTCGGGTTGAGCGTGGACTTGGGGGCGCTGGGCGACCTGGCGCAGTCGCCGGAACGGTACTGGGGGGAGCGGGCGGCATTGCCCTGGACGTAG
- a CDS encoding RidA family protein encodes MRRNIGGTSPWESVVGYSRAVRVGNVVHVAGTTATVNGEVVAVRDAYGQTRAALEIIRGALEEAGAGLEHVVRTRLYVTDIGQWEDIGRAHGEVFGAIRPVTTMVQVAALIDPRHLVEIEAEALVE; translated from the coding sequence ATGAGGCGGAACATCGGCGGGACCTCCCCCTGGGAGAGCGTGGTCGGGTACTCGCGGGCGGTGCGGGTTGGAAATGTTGTTCACGTGGCGGGAACAACGGCCACGGTGAACGGGGAGGTAGTGGCCGTCCGGGATGCTTACGGGCAGACGCGCGCCGCTCTGGAGATCATCCGGGGCGCACTGGAGGAGGCGGGCGCGGGACTGGAACATGTCGTCCGCACGCGCCTTTATGTCACCGACATCGGCCAGTGGGAGGACATCGGGCGAGCGCACGGGGAGGTGTTCGGTGCCATCCGCCCGGTCACCACGATGGTGCAGGTCGCCGCGCTGATTGATCCCCGGCATCTGGTGGAGATCGAGGCGGAAGCCCTGGTGGAATGA
- the paaD gene encoding 1,2-phenylacetyl-CoA epoxidase subunit PaaD, whose translation MTTAHVTPEQVWTALAAVPDPEIPVVSVTDMGMVRDVTVDGGHVTVTFTPTFSGCPALHVIRDSIGEAVRALGVEDVEVRSTLTPPWTTDWIQPDARERLRQYGIAPPAPAEASPLITLDPDPTRCPRCGSLNVRMTASFGPTLCKRLYVCDSCREPFEGFKSV comes from the coding sequence ATGACCACCGCTCACGTCACCCCCGAACAGGTCTGGACTGCCCTGGCTGCCGTCCCCGACCCCGAAATCCCCGTCGTGTCCGTCACCGATATGGGCATGGTCCGGGACGTGACGGTGGACGGCGGGCACGTGACCGTCACCTTCACCCCCACCTTCTCCGGTTGCCCCGCACTGCACGTCATCCGTGACTCCATCGGCGAGGCCGTGCGCGCCCTGGGTGTGGAGGACGTGGAGGTCCGCAGCACCCTCACGCCCCCCTGGACGACCGACTGGATTCAGCCCGACGCCCGCGAGCGGCTGCGCCAGTACGGCATCGCCCCGCCCGCCCCCGCCGAAGCCTCCCCCCTCATCACCCTCGACCCCGACCCCACCCGATGCCCCCGCTGCGGCTCGCTGAATGTGAGGATGACGGCCAGCTTCGGTCCCACGTTGTGCAAGCGGCTCTACGTGTGCGACTCGTGCAGGGAGCCGTTTGAGGGGTTTAAGAGTGTGTAG
- a CDS encoding DUF937 domain-containing protein, with protein sequence MNVSELIQTYFDAPSTERLGREAGLSAADAEQVLRAGLPLQLGALADHARTPGGRADIGEALGSLPAFTSVADALSSPEGASQLGQAGALLAPALLGDRAESIAGQVAGNLDRGSVQRLLHLSLPLLLSFLGQRGLTTANVGSFLSELGGRPGGAADGAQVITATGGSSAPAGTGVQGASADTGPLTPEGLISFLKAEFGGAAADRLGRAAGFSGGTAARATLAALPLVLHAIAGKGSTGEGAADLLKRSRDFDRLTEAGGGLNAALLSDAAETARIEGQGRGLIGSLFPNVDRVTGRLGSAVGGSGANAGRLLALLTPLVLGLLARRARSLDAPAFSRLLGGLGGGLTGMLPPGMTGLASLLTPVTTETVVAATPTVRVTEASPAPPPTPPTAPPTPPTTVTTTTERRRGFPWWIIPLLLVLLLGGCWLVQNRQGTTPASGTPTGATGDAILVTRPAPGATVPADDFVMSGTGPADDTLQIGEGGQPVASVKVGPDGRWEAAIPAPTPGEHTYTVTGQGGASGEVQVSVTGTDGTATPGGTTDTASPRNGTTATGGTAPGTAAGGDAGGAPAFAITGPAAGAQLPAGGFTLRGAGTPGQTLQVFEDGTSLGNVTVAEDGTWTLEVPSPAAGNHTYSVRGPGGGELGQVSATVAATTGNASAANCTRDYTLSITDGQTVSEPFRFGGVGQGEGYSVTVKRGERTVGTKAVRLDATCGWSYQSRPGPGAVTYEVRPLGQADAAPLSTVTLTVQD encoded by the coding sequence ATGAACGTTTCAGAGCTGATCCAGACGTATTTCGACGCCCCAAGTACCGAACGCCTTGGCCGCGAGGCTGGGTTGAGCGCCGCCGATGCCGAACAGGTATTGCGCGCCGGATTGCCCTTGCAACTGGGTGCCCTCGCCGACCACGCCCGCACGCCCGGGGGACGGGCCGACATCGGGGAGGCCCTCGGGTCCCTGCCCGCCTTTACCAGCGTCGCGGACGCCCTGAGCAGCCCGGAGGGGGCGAGCCAGCTCGGACAGGCGGGCGCACTCCTGGCCCCCGCCCTGCTGGGCGACCGGGCGGAGAGCATCGCCGGACAGGTGGCGGGCAACCTGGACCGGGGCAGCGTGCAAAGGCTCCTGCACCTGTCCCTCCCCCTGCTGCTGAGCTTTCTGGGGCAGCGCGGCCTGACCACCGCGAACGTGGGGAGCTTTCTTTCAGAACTTGGGGGAAGACCGGGCGGCGCGGCAGACGGAGCACAGGTCATCACCGCCACGGGTGGGAGTTCTGCTCCAGCAGGAACCGGTGTCCAGGGGGCAAGCGCGGACACTGGGCCACTCACCCCGGAGGGCCTGATCAGCTTCCTGAAAGCTGAGTTCGGCGGAGCGGCAGCAGACCGCCTGGGCCGGGCGGCGGGGTTCAGCGGCGGAACGGCGGCCCGCGCGACCCTGGCCGCCCTCCCCCTCGTGCTGCACGCCATCGCGGGTAAGGGCAGCACCGGGGAGGGTGCCGCGGACCTTCTCAAACGCAGCCGCGACTTCGACCGCCTGACCGAGGCGGGCGGCGGGTTGAACGCGGCCCTGCTGAGCGACGCGGCCGAGACTGCGCGGATCGAGGGCCAGGGTCGGGGTCTGATCGGCTCTCTGTTCCCGAACGTGGACCGCGTCACGGGACGGTTGGGCTCGGCGGTCGGGGGTTCGGGGGCGAACGCGGGCCGCCTGCTCGCCCTGCTGACCCCGCTGGTGCTGGGACTGCTCGCTCGCCGTGCGCGGAGCCTGGACGCCCCAGCCTTCAGCCGTCTGCTGGGCGGTCTGGGCGGCGGCCTGACGGGAATGCTCCCCCCGGGAATGACGGGCCTCGCCTCCCTCCTGACCCCGGTAACGACGGAAACGGTGGTGGCCGCCACGCCGACGGTCAGGGTGACGGAAGCTTCCCCCGCACCGCCTCCAACTCCACCCACGGCCCCCCCGACCCCGCCCACGACCGTCACGACGACCACTGAGCGTCGGCGCGGCTTTCCCTGGTGGATTATTCCACTGCTGCTCGTGCTGCTCCTCGGGGGTTGCTGGCTGGTCCAAAACCGGCAGGGAACGACACCGGCGAGCGGCACTCCGACGGGGGCAACCGGAGATGCGATTCTGGTCACGCGTCCGGCGCCCGGAGCGACCGTCCCCGCAGACGACTTCGTGATGAGCGGCACGGGCCCGGCGGACGACACGCTCCAGATTGGGGAGGGGGGCCAGCCCGTCGCCAGTGTTAAGGTCGGCCCCGACGGCAGATGGGAGGCCGCCATTCCCGCCCCGACTCCCGGCGAACACACCTACACGGTGACCGGCCAGGGAGGGGCGTCCGGTGAAGTCCAGGTCAGCGTGACGGGGACGGACGGCACGGCGACTCCGGGTGGGACGACGGATACGGCCTCTCCCAGGAACGGCACCACTGCGACGGGCGGCACTGCCCCGGGCACAGCCGCCGGGGGTGACGCGGGTGGAGCGCCAGCGTTTGCCATCACCGGGCCTGCCGCGGGCGCGCAGCTTCCCGCCGGGGGCTTTACCTTGCGCGGCGCCGGCACGCCCGGGCAGACGTTGCAGGTCTTCGAGGACGGCACGAGCCTTGGCAACGTGACGGTCGCCGAGGACGGCACCTGGACCCTGGAGGTGCCCAGTCCCGCAGCGGGCAATCACACCTACAGCGTGCGGGGGCCGGGCGGCGGCGAACTCGGGCAGGTCAGCGCGACGGTTGCGGCGACGACTGGGAATGCCAGCGCGGCAAACTGCACCCGGGACTATACCCTCAGCATCACCGACGGCCAGACCGTGAGTGAGCCTTTCCGGTTCGGCGGTGTGGGCCAGGGCGAGGGCTACAGCGTGACCGTCAAGCGCGGCGAGCGCACCGTTGGAACCAAAGCCGTCCGCCTTGACGCCACCTGCGGCTGGAGTTACCAGAGCAGGCCCGGCCCGGGTGCGGTGACCTACGAGGTTCGCCCGTTGGGACAGGCGGACGCTGCGCCGCTGAGCACCGTAACCCTGACGGTGCAGGATTAA
- a CDS encoding 4'-phosphopantetheinyl transferase superfamily protein has product MIVAIGHDLIEIERIRGLLAREGDRALKLFAPPELAYCARLADPAPSFAARFAAKEAFQKVWPRPHGWRDVWVERERTPDGPFPFAPPVLGFVPEIAAELGARGWVAHLTLTHTKEHASAVVVLEAR; this is encoded by the coding sequence ATGATCGTCGCCATCGGACACGACCTGATCGAGATCGAGCGCATCCGGGGCCTGCTCGCCCGCGAGGGGGACCGGGCGCTGAAACTCTTCGCCCCCCCCGAACTCGCCTACTGCGCGCGGCTCGCCGACCCCGCCCCCAGCTTCGCGGCCCGCTTCGCGGCGAAGGAGGCGTTTCAGAAGGTCTGGCCCCGCCCCCACGGCTGGCGCGACGTTTGGGTCGAGCGCGAGCGCACGCCGGACGGCCCCTTCCCCTTCGCGCCGCCAGTGCTGGGCTTCGTGCCCGAGATCGCGGCGGAACTGGGGGCGCGCGGCTGGGTCGCCCACCTGACGCTGACCCACACCAAGGAGCATGCCTCGGCGGTCGTGGTGCTGGAGGCGCGGTGA
- the paaZ gene encoding phenylacetic acid degradation bifunctional protein PaaZ, translating to MTTFPTPDVLRPASYVYGTWHANPDGQTLYDAVYGRPVAVISSEGVDFAEALRYGREVGGPAIRKLTFHTRARMLRALATYLTERKEDYYALNLLTGATRRDGWVDIEGGIGTLFSYASLARRELPDERFLPDGKVERLGKGGTFVARHLLVPREGVAVQINAYNFPVWGMLEKLAPAFLAGMPSLVKPAPQTAYLTERVVRDIIASGLLPEGALQLVTGDPGDLLDHLEEQDMVAFTGSAATAAKLKVHSTIVARNVPFNTEADSLNASVLGLTVRPEDPEFALFVREVAREMTGKAGQKCTAIRRAIVPRDRVEEVVAALRQELSKVTVGDPSRDDVRMGALVSTEQRERVRRTLDALKAETSIVIGGEERELLGGDREKGAFLDPTLLLCESPLTARGPHELEAFGPVATLLPYDTLEEAVQLTRMGRGSLAGSIVTHDRAEATDLVMGMASTHGRLLVLNRENAKENTGHGSPLPQLKHGGPGRAGSGEELGGLSGIKHHMNKVAVQADPTTLAAITREHVVGAEVREDALHPFRKSFDEIQVGDSLLTHRRTVTEADIVNFAGLTGDHFYAHVDEIGAKEGIFGKRVAHGYFLISAAAGQFVSPAPGPVLANYGLENLRFVEPVGIGDTIRTRLTCKRKIRKDLRPGETRPTGVVEWHAEITNQRDELVATYDILTLVERARDEADA from the coding sequence ATGACCACCTTCCCCACCCCTGATGTCCTTCGCCCCGCCTCTTACGTCTACGGCACCTGGCACGCCAACCCCGACGGCCAGACCCTCTACGACGCCGTGTATGGCCGCCCCGTCGCCGTCATCTCCTCCGAGGGGGTGGATTTTGCCGAGGCGTTGCGCTATGGGCGCGAGGTGGGCGGCCCGGCGATTCGCAAGTTGACCTTCCATACTCGGGCGCGAATGCTGCGGGCGCTGGCGACCTACCTGACCGAGCGCAAGGAGGACTACTACGCTCTCAACCTGCTGACGGGCGCGACCCGCCGCGACGGCTGGGTGGATATCGAGGGCGGCATCGGGACCCTCTTCAGCTACGCCAGCCTTGCCCGCCGCGAGCTGCCCGACGAACGCTTCCTGCCCGATGGCAAGGTGGAGCGGCTGGGCAAGGGCGGGACCTTCGTGGCCCGGCATCTCCTCGTGCCGCGCGAGGGCGTGGCGGTGCAGATCAACGCCTACAACTTCCCGGTGTGGGGGATGCTGGAAAAGCTCGCCCCGGCCTTCCTCGCGGGGATGCCCAGCCTGGTGAAGCCCGCGCCGCAGACGGCCTATCTCACCGAGCGGGTGGTGCGCGACATCATCGCCTCGGGCCTGCTGCCGGAGGGGGCGCTGCAACTCGTGACGGGCGACCCCGGCGACCTCCTCGACCACCTGGAGGAGCAGGACATGGTGGCCTTCACGGGCTCGGCGGCGACCGCGGCGAAGCTCAAGGTGCACTCCACCATCGTCGCCCGCAACGTGCCCTTCAACACCGAGGCCGACAGCCTGAACGCCTCCGTGCTGGGCCTGACGGTGAGGCCGGAGGACCCCGAGTTCGCCCTCTTTGTGCGTGAGGTCGCCCGCGAGATGACGGGCAAGGCCGGGCAGAAATGCACCGCGATCCGGCGAGCCATCGTGCCGCGTGACCGGGTGGAGGAGGTCGTGGCCGCGCTCCGTCAGGAATTGAGCAAGGTCACGGTGGGCGACCCCTCCCGCGACGACGTGCGGATGGGTGCCCTCGTCAGCACCGAGCAGCGCGAGCGGGTGCGGCGGACGCTGGATGCCCTCAAAGCCGAGACGAGCATCGTCATCGGCGGCGAGGAGCGCGAGCTGCTGGGCGGCGACCGTGAGAAGGGCGCCTTCCTCGACCCGACCCTGCTGCTGTGCGAGTCGCCCCTCACGGCGCGTGGCCCTCACGAGCTGGAGGCATTCGGCCCCGTGGCGACGCTGCTCCCCTACGACACGTTGGAGGAGGCGGTGCAGCTCACCCGCATGGGCCGCGGCTCCCTCGCCGGAAGCATCGTGACGCACGACCGCGCCGAGGCGACCGACCTCGTGATGGGCATGGCGAGCACCCACGGGCGCCTCCTCGTCCTGAACCGCGAGAACGCGAAGGAGAACACCGGGCACGGCTCCCCGCTGCCGCAGCTCAAGCACGGCGGCCCCGGGCGCGCGGGCAGCGGCGAGGAGCTGGGCGGCCTCTCGGGCATCAAGCACCACATGAACAAGGTGGCGGTGCAGGCCGACCCGACGACCCTCGCCGCGATCACCCGTGAGCACGTCGTGGGCGCCGAGGTGCGCGAGGACGCGCTCCACCCCTTCCGCAAGTCCTTCGACGAGATTCAGGTCGGGGACAGCCTCCTTACCCACCGCCGCACGGTCACCGAGGCGGACATCGTGAACTTCGCGGGCCTGACCGGCGACCACTTCTACGCCCACGTGGACGAGATCGGCGCGAAGGAGGGCATCTTCGGCAAGCGGGTGGCCCACGGCTACTTCCTGATCTCCGCCGCCGCCGGGCAGTTCGTGTCCCCCGCACCCGGCCCGGTGCTGGCGAACTACGGCCTGGAGAACCTGCGCTTCGTCGAGCCCGTCGGCATCGGCGACACCATCCGCACCCGACTCACTTGCAAGCGCAAGATCCGCAAGGACCTGCGCCCCGGCGAGACGCGCCCGACCGGCGTGGTCGAGTGGCACGCCGAGATCACGAATCAGCGAGACGAACTCGTGGCGACCTACGACATCCTCACGCTCGTGGAGCGGGCACGGGACGAGGCCGACGCTTAA
- a CDS encoding HepT-like ribonuclease domain-containing protein, whose amino-acid sequence MSTPPPALFPDLRLPTIAGILRAGEARWRSAGVSRVRVFGSVARGEADGSADIDLLVDFAGEAGLLDLMRARTVFEALLGRRVDVMTEGGLKAPLRGEVLADAVDVLDVPQPPPDTHREKRWRWRVFDLLDALDRVTRYTAGHTLTTFLADERSQDAVVRNLARLGETTKFIPQNVQDANPSVPWILLRDVRNLVAHDYFGIDPALVWHTARVELPRLRPALQALADGEEDAEGGA is encoded by the coding sequence ATGTCCACGCCGCCCCCCGCCCTCTTTCCCGACCTGCGCCTGCCCACCATCGCCGGAATCCTGCGGGCCGGGGAGGCGCGGTGGCGCTCGGCAGGCGTCTCGCGTGTGCGCGTCTTCGGCTCGGTGGCGCGGGGCGAGGCGGACGGTTCCGCCGACATCGACCTCCTGGTGGACTTCGCGGGTGAGGCGGGTCTCCTCGACCTGATGCGCGCCCGGACCGTGTTCGAGGCCCTGCTGGGCCGCCGCGTGGACGTGATGACGGAGGGTGGACTCAAGGCCCCGCTGCGCGGCGAAGTCCTGGCCGACGCGGTGGACGTGCTTGATGTGCCCCAGCCGCCCCCCGACACGCACCGTGAGAAACGCTGGCGCTGGCGGGTCTTCGACCTGCTCGACGCCCTCGACCGGGTGACACGCTATACGGCGGGGCACACCCTCACGACGTTCCTGGCCGACGAGCGCAGCCAGGACGCGGTGGTGCGGAACCTCGCGCGGCTGGGTGAGACGACCAAGTTCATTCCCCAGAACGTGCAGGACGCCAACCCTAGTGTTCCCTGGATTCTACTGCGGGATGTGCGGAACCTCGTCGCCCACGACTACTTCGGGATCGATCCAGCGCTGGTGTGGCACACGGCACGGGTGGAACTGCCCCGGCTGCGACCCGCGCTTCAGGCGCTGGCGGACGGGGAAGAGGATGCGGAGGGCGGGGCGTAG
- a CDS encoding phenylacetic acid degradation protein, protein MTQSATDTQWPRWEVFKQDAPNRPYQAVGSVHAGDPDHALLTARNVFVRRPSAVSLWTVRESDILTATPEEIAARAEVLETPGEAGTYHVGLKRTHKRSMTFVDLVGTVEASGPGDALRQAREQYPDALTWLVFPKSAVVRTDDDPGTVESWFAPAKDKTYKQQQFYGVIGKHVGELKREGRMPQRVNEEPHVGEQKVYDHPHDKAPKVQR, encoded by the coding sequence ATGACCCAATCTGCAACCGATACCCAGTGGCCCCGCTGGGAGGTCTTCAAGCAAGACGCCCCGAATAGGCCCTATCAGGCCGTGGGCAGCGTCCACGCCGGGGACCCCGACCACGCCCTGCTGACCGCCCGCAACGTCTTCGTGCGCCGTCCCTCCGCCGTGAGCCTCTGGACGGTGCGCGAGTCTGACATCCTCACCGCTACCCCGGAAGAGATCGCGGCCCGCGCGGAAGTGCTGGAAACCCCCGGCGAGGCGGGCACCTACCACGTGGGCCTCAAGCGCACCCACAAGCGCTCCATGACCTTCGTTGATCTCGTCGGCACCGTCGAGGCGAGTGGACCCGGCGACGCGCTGCGGCAGGCGCGGGAGCAGTACCCCGACGCCCTGACCTGGCTCGTCTTCCCCAAGTCCGCCGTCGTTCGCACCGACGACGACCCCGGCACGGTCGAGAGCTGGTTCGCCCCCGCCAAGGACAAGACCTACAAGCAGCAGCAGTTCTACGGCGTGATCGGCAAGCACGTGGGCGAACTCAAGCGCGAGGGCCGCATGCCCCAGCGCGTGAACGAGGAACCCCACGTCGGCGAGCAGAAGGTGTACGACCACCCACACGACAAGGCGCCGAAGGTGCAGCGATGA
- the paaA gene encoding 1,2-phenylacetyl-CoA epoxidase subunit PaaA: MTQTLPANETAEQHAAFEARIARGEKIEPGDWMPAEYRRQLIRMISQHAHSEVVGMLPEGEWITRAPSLKRKTILIAKVQDEAGHGQYLYHAAETLGITREEMLDALLSGKAKYSSIFNYPTMTWADVGMIGWLVDGAAIKNQTMLAGCSYGPYSRAMVRICSEETFHHKQGKEMIVAYAQGTPEQKQMAQDALNRWWWPALMMLGPHDADSPNTGALAKWGIKLKTNDEVRQEFINEHAPELLEAGLTIPDPDLHQDEQGNWRHGPINWDEFWAVIKGQQGLNKERLGARQQAHEDGAWVREAMQAYAARQVSQAAD; this comes from the coding sequence ATGACCCAGACCCTGCCCGCTAACGAGACTGCCGAGCAGCACGCCGCTTTCGAGGCCCGCATCGCCCGCGGCGAGAAGATCGAGCCCGGCGACTGGATGCCCGCCGAATACCGCCGCCAACTGATCCGCATGATCTCCCAGCACGCGCACTCCGAGGTCGTGGGCATGTTGCCCGAGGGCGAGTGGATCACCCGCGCGCCGAGCCTCAAGCGCAAGACCATCCTGATCGCCAAGGTGCAGGACGAGGCGGGGCACGGCCAGTACCTCTACCACGCCGCCGAGACGTTGGGAATCACCCGCGAGGAGATGCTCGACGCGCTGCTGAGCGGCAAGGCCAAGTACTCCTCCATCTTCAACTACCCCACGATGACCTGGGCCGATGTGGGCATGATCGGCTGGCTGGTGGACGGCGCCGCGATCAAGAACCAGACCATGCTGGCGGGCTGCTCCTACGGTCCTTACAGCCGGGCGATGGTCCGCATCTGCTCGGAGGAGACCTTCCACCACAAGCAGGGCAAGGAGATGATCGTCGCCTACGCGCAGGGCACCCCCGAGCAGAAACAGATGGCCCAGGACGCCCTGAACCGCTGGTGGTGGCCCGCCCTGATGATGCTCGGCCCGCACGACGCCGACAGCCCGAACACGGGCGCCCTGGCGAAGTGGGGCATCAAGCTCAAGACGAACGACGAGGTTCGCCAGGAGTTCATCAACGAGCATGCGCCGGAGCTGCTGGAGGCCGGGCTGACCATCCCCGACCCCGACCTGCACCAGGACGAGCAGGGGAACTGGCGACACGGCCCGATCAACTGGGACGAGTTCTGGGCGGTCATCAAGGGCCAGCAGGGTCTGAATAAGGAACGCCTCGGCGCCCGCCAGCAGGCCCACGAGGACGGCGCCTGGGTGCGCGAGGCGATGCAGGCCTACGCGGCGCGGCAAGTGAGCCAGGCAGCCGATTGA